The Rhodamnia argentea isolate NSW1041297 chromosome 7, ASM2092103v1, whole genome shotgun sequence genome contains the following window.
CTTGAGATTGCTAGGGACATAGTTTTATCATTGATCCCTAACAGAATAATCTTTGGAATCGATAAGAACAAACGATGAGTTCCTAAAACTTATGTGGATTCACTGAATTTGATCTTCAGTTGGGTGGCTGGGGTTGGCAAGTTCAGCTAGGAAGAAGGGATTCGACCACGGCGAGCCTGAGCGCTGCAAATACCAACCTTCCAGCTCCAACTCTTAATCTCAGCGGCCTCATCACCTCTTTCTCTAACAAAGGCTTCACTGCCCAAGAAATGGTGGCGCTCTCAGGATCCCACACCATAGGCCAGGCTAGGTGCGTGACGTTCAGGGCCCGGCTCTACAATGAGAACGACATAAGCTCGTCGTTCGCCACGTCTTTAAAGGTCAGTTGCCCCAGCTCGGGAGGCAACAACAACCTCTCCTCTCTCGACGTCACGAGCCCGACGTCCTTTGACAATGCCTACTTCAGCAACCTGGTGAACCAGAAGGGCCTGCTCCATTCGGACCAGCAGCTGTTCAGTGGTGGTTCGACGAACGCTCAAGTGACCGCCTACAGCAAGAACGTGGGCTGGTTCAGGAACGATTTTGCCAAGGCCATGGTCAAGATGGGAGGCCTTAGCCCTCTCACCGGGTCTAGCGGTCAGATCAGGACGAATTGCAGAAGAATCAATTGATTTTAATCCTGGCTACTGTTCTTTCCATgatgtgtttatttttttttcctttctttaacCTTTTATTCTCATAACCTTTCGAGATGACTGATGTGTAATAATTTGTTGCTTTTGGGTGTGTGATTATAACTTTGTTTCAAGTCAACTTTCATGGGGCGTGATGATAATCATgataatttgattttgttacGAGATTGGGTTATGTTTATATGATGTGATGGGTTACATTCTCTTTTCGAAAGAAACTAGGGCTCATTAGTTGAATTTGATGATGTCGATGTCGGACGCTACATGATGACTCATCTTAAAGCTTCTAAGCTCCTGGAATCACGAGGCTTGACTATTCGTTGTGACTATTCTTTAACAAATTACAGAGTGGTAGCTTAGAAAAGAACTAATCCTGGTGCATTGCAGATCAAAAAACGGTATTGTCGAAATAAatcacgaaatttttttctgttgGATCGACGAACATCGATCAAATGGTTGATTTTTGTCGGCCGGCCGCCAGATTGTGCATTGACACTTTCACCATGCCAAAGGCCATGGCAAGGTAGAAGCAGCCTTAAAAGGGTCATGTAGATGAGCTGTCTTTTCTTAAGCAACCATTTGGTTTTCAATCCATACGTACAAGATCCAATTGAAGTTGCTATAAAATTTGGTTGGCGAATAATTGTGATTAATCATAAGTTTATTGCTTTCATTTACTGTGTTATTTAGGACGAGTGGATGAAGGGTTCATGTCGTGCATTTTCATCGCAAACGTAATCGCAAACGTAATTCGTGTCGATCCGTGCTACATGAAAGCATCACATGAAGTTGGGAGTAAGTGGTATTCAAGGCCTTTTCGCTTTATCGTAGGTTGCTAGCTGGTAGAGACGGCCACCACGAGTTGAGATTCTTAGTGATGTTCAACTCACTATCTGAGCGACAAAACTTTCTTGTCGAAAAGTGGCCGGGAATACTTTAGAGTAGACTCGATCATGGATCTGGTAACCGGCTTGCGTTAACCTGATGCATGATCCAAAAGAGTAAATGGACGTGCTTTTATGAAGTGATCACCTGAAAGAGGCTCGACCAGCCTAAGTTGCCTCAAAGAGAAAGTGAACTCCGACAAACTTGTTTGCCTTAACTCTCACCAGCAAAAACGCAAGGAACGTCAATGTAGGAAGAGTCGGAGAAACCCTAACCCACGTTTGGAAAGTCGCTGAAATTTCCTTAAGTTGTTTTAATTAATCAGCCGGCTCAATGGAATATCCGATTAAGCACATTAAttaagggagggagagagagagagaagtacaGTATCTGTGTAATATTAAAGATCCCATTTGGTTCTTTCCGAGAATCCCGAAGCCACTTTGATAAATGTCAACtttgctagatttttttttttttttgtctgtcttATCCctaactttccttttttttctgagTTTTGCTCCGCCTCTTTGCAGAGTAAGGGAGTCGAA
Protein-coding sequences here:
- the LOC115746924 gene encoding cationic peroxidase 1-like, whose product is MASWTALKICFLLFVCVIMSGSASTQQLSGQDYYARRCPKALETITAVVKSAVASEARMGASLLRLHFHDCFVNGCDASVLLDDTANFTGEKTAFPNANSLRGFDVIDTIKSKVEKLCPGIVSCADILAVVARDSVVELGGWGWQVQLGRRDSTTASLSAANTNLPAPTLNLSGLITSFSNKGFTAQEMVALSGSHTIGQARCVTFRARLYNENDISSSFATSLKVSCPSSGGNNNLSSLDVTSPTSFDNAYFSNLVNQKGLLHSDQQLFSGGSTNAQVTAYSKNVGWFRNDFAKAMVKMGGLSPLTGSSGQIRTNCRRIN